In Microbacterium terrisoli, the genomic stretch ACTACTTCTTCTCGGAGTCCAGCAGGGACTGGAACTCGGTGTTCGCCTTGTCGGCGGCGGCATTCGAGTCGCCACCGGTGATCGCCGCCACGAACGGCGCGCCGACGATCTCACGAGCCTGCGCGACGGACAGAACCAGCGGGCGGTCGTAGCCGATGCCGTTCTTGCCGTTCTCAGCGATCGCCTTCACCAGCTCGGCGGGGAACTTGGCCGTCGCGGCGGGGTTCTCCCACACCGACGTGCGGGCACCGGAGTTGCCCTCCTCCTGCAGCGCCAGCGTCATCTCGGGGCTGGTGGCCCACTTGATGAACTTCCAGGCATTGTCCTGGTTCTTCGAGGCGGAGTTGATGCCCAGTGCCCATGCCGCGACGTTGTACGGCTTGGATCCGGCCGGGCCGGCCGGGAACGCGGCGTAGCCGACCTGGTCGGACACCTTGGACTTCTCGGGGTTGGCAAGGTTGTCGTACAGGCTGGAGGCATCCGTCTCGAAGGCGGCCTTGCCCTGCTGGAACAGCGCCATCGCCTCGGGCCAGCTCATGTCGGTGTTCACCTGCGCGGGACCGTAGTCGCGCAGCAGTCCGCCGTAGTACGCGTAGGCCTTCTTGGCGGCATCCGTTCCGACGGTCGACGTGCCATCGGCATCCATCCAGTCGCCGCCGAAGCTGTAGAGGAAGCCGGAGAACTGCGTCACACCGGCCGAGGCCTGCGTGCGCGAGACGAAGCCGGCCACTCCCGGATTCTGCTCCTTGATCTTCTTGGCCGCCGCCTGCAG encodes the following:
- a CDS encoding ABC transporter substrate-binding protein, which encodes MRIAAVATATLLTAGMVSACSSGGGGDKAESTTLNVTLANHVWTDSLKKRIPDFEKETGLKVVVNQLSEDQLADSYKVKLNAGSADVDVMMYRPLQVGKLFAASHYFVDLTKHVSDDATWNWSDFQPGPVSITTYQDKVVGVPIVTENEILYYRKDLLQKAGLSVPTTMDELQAAAKKIKEQNPGVAGFVSRTQASAGVTQFSGFLYSFGGDWMDADGTSTVGTDAAKKAYAYYGGLLRDYGPAQVNTDMSWPEAMALFQQGKAAFETDASSLYDNLANPEKSKVSDQVGYAAFPAGPAGSKPYNVAAWALGINSASKNQDNAWKFIKWATSPEMTLALQEEGNSGARTSVWENPAATAKFPAELVKAIAENGKNGIGYDRPLVLSVAQAREIVGAPFVAAITGGDSNAAADKANTEFQSLLDSEKK